A genomic window from Streptococcus sanguinis includes:
- a CDS encoding tRNA (adenine-N(1))-methyltransferase encodes MQKKTISKRLERVAAFVPDGAKLLDVGSDHAYLPIYLIQQGRIAKALAGEVVEGPFQSAQKNVAEHGLTEQIEVRLANGLAAFEAEDQIDTIVIAGMGGRLIAEILENGRAKLGSISRLILQPNNREDELRSWLGSNGFRLLAEDILEEAGKFYEIIVAEAGQQTLTEQEKRFGPFLMKQQSPAFQLSWQKELKKLEGALAHIPEKNELERSAMSKKIESIKEVLHASK; translated from the coding sequence ATGCAAAAAAAGACGATTTCCAAGCGCTTGGAGCGAGTAGCAGCTTTTGTGCCGGATGGGGCAAAGTTGCTGGATGTTGGGAGCGATCACGCCTATCTGCCCATTTACCTGATTCAGCAGGGGCGGATTGCAAAAGCTCTGGCCGGAGAAGTGGTAGAGGGGCCTTTTCAGTCTGCTCAGAAAAATGTGGCAGAGCATGGACTGACGGAGCAGATTGAAGTTCGCTTGGCTAATGGTCTGGCAGCTTTTGAAGCGGAAGATCAGATTGACACCATCGTTATCGCTGGTATGGGTGGTCGCTTGATTGCAGAGATTTTGGAAAATGGCAGAGCTAAGCTTGGGTCTATTTCCCGCTTGATTTTGCAGCCCAATAACCGAGAGGATGAGCTCCGCAGCTGGCTGGGATCTAACGGTTTTCGTTTGCTGGCTGAGGATATCTTAGAAGAGGCTGGAAAGTTTTACGAAATCATTGTAGCAGAAGCAGGCCAGCAAACTTTGACAGAGCAAGAAAAGCGCTTTGGTCCTTTTCTGATGAAGCAACAGTCACCTGCTTTTCAGCTAAGTTGGCAGAAAGAACTGAAGAAACTTGAAGGAGCTCTAGCCCATATCCCAGAAAAGAATGAGCTGGAACGCTCTGCTATGTCCAAAAAAATCGAAAGTATCAAGGAGGTACTCCATGCTAGCAAGTGA
- a CDS encoding homoserine O-succinyltransferase produces MPIKIDKKLPAVDILSSENIFVMDDDRADHQDIRPLNILVLNLMPQKMVTETQILRHLANTPLQLTIDFLYMSSHQSKTTRAEHMETFYKTFDEVKNRYFDGLIITGAPVEHLPFEAVDYWEEFQQVIEWSKTHVFSTLHICWGAQAGLYARYGVDKHQMTRKLSGVYSQSADSSNLLFRGFDDEFYTPHSRHTEVRKEDIVNLTNLEILSYGEDTGLSVLASRDLREVYSFGHMEYDRDTLSKEYFRDLKAGKNPHIPENYFKNDDVHATPALRWSSAAALFFSNWVNYAVYQETPFDWESPENDVSFFAYL; encoded by the coding sequence ATGCCAATTAAGATTGATAAGAAACTGCCAGCTGTTGACATTTTAAGTTCTGAGAATATCTTTGTCATGGATGACGATAGGGCGGACCATCAGGATATCCGACCTCTGAATATTTTGGTACTCAATCTCATGCCCCAGAAAATGGTGACTGAGACTCAGATACTGCGCCACTTGGCTAATACTCCGCTGCAGTTGACTATTGACTTCCTCTACATGAGCTCTCATCAGTCTAAAACGACACGTGCAGAGCATATGGAGACTTTCTATAAGACTTTTGATGAGGTTAAAAATCGCTATTTTGATGGCTTGATTATCACTGGTGCGCCGGTAGAGCATCTGCCTTTTGAAGCGGTGGACTACTGGGAAGAGTTTCAGCAGGTGATTGAATGGTCCAAGACCCATGTCTTTTCTACTCTGCATATCTGTTGGGGAGCTCAGGCTGGGCTTTACGCTCGCTACGGCGTTGACAAGCACCAGATGACACGCAAATTATCGGGTGTCTATAGCCAGTCAGCTGACAGCAGCAATCTGCTTTTCCGTGGCTTTGACGATGAGTTTTATACGCCGCATTCCCGGCATACTGAAGTTCGAAAGGAAGATATTGTCAATCTGACTAATCTGGAAATTCTCTCGTATGGAGAGGATACGGGACTCTCTGTGCTGGCTAGCCGGGACTTGCGAGAGGTATATAGTTTCGGTCACATGGAATATGACCGCGATACCTTATCTAAGGAGTATTTCCGCGATTTGAAGGCAGGGAAGAATCCACACATTCCAGAGAATTATTTTAAAAACGATGATGTCCATGCGACACCGGCCTTGCGTTGGAGTTCGGCTGCGGCACTCTTTTTCAGCAATTGGGTCAATTATGCTGTCTATCAGGAGACGCCTTTCGACTGGGAGAGTCCTGAAAATGATGTATCGTTTTTTGCTTATCTATAA
- the yghU gene encoding glutathione-dependent disulfide-bond oxidoreductase, translated as MAYQLPKVWSATDSDQGKFSGINQPTAGARFEQKLPVGKEPFQLYSLGTPNGVKVTIMLEELLAAGVTEASYDLYKISIMDGDQFGSDFVKINPNSKIPALLDQSAHNPIPVFESANILLYLAEKFGKLIPSDLAGRTEVLNWLFWQTGAAPFLGGGFGHFFNYAPEKLEYPINRFTMEAKRQLDLLDKELAKKAYIAGDDYSIADIAIWSWYGQLVQDKLYPGAAEFLDATSYKYLSVWAEKIAARPAVQRGLAAEYQEIK; from the coding sequence ATGGCCTATCAATTGCCAAAAGTCTGGTCCGCTACGGACAGCGACCAAGGAAAATTTTCAGGTATCAATCAGCCTACTGCAGGCGCGCGCTTTGAGCAGAAGCTTCCAGTCGGTAAAGAGCCTTTTCAGCTTTATTCACTTGGAACTCCAAATGGGGTCAAGGTGACGATTATGCTGGAGGAACTACTGGCAGCAGGTGTGACTGAGGCATCCTATGACCTCTATAAGATCAGCATCATGGATGGCGACCAGTTTGGCTCAGATTTTGTGAAAATCAATCCCAACTCCAAGATTCCGGCCTTGCTGGATCAGTCAGCCCATAATCCGATTCCTGTCTTTGAATCAGCCAATATCCTGCTCTATCTGGCAGAGAAGTTTGGAAAGCTGATTCCGTCAGATTTGGCTGGTAGGACTGAGGTACTCAACTGGCTCTTCTGGCAGACAGGAGCGGCACCCTTCTTGGGAGGCGGATTCGGTCATTTCTTTAACTATGCTCCAGAAAAGCTAGAATATCCCATCAACCGCTTTACGATGGAAGCCAAGCGACAGCTGGATTTATTAGACAAAGAATTAGCCAAGAAAGCTTATATTGCTGGAGATGACTACAGTATTGCTGATATTGCTATCTGGTCTTGGTATGGTCAGTTGGTGCAGGATAAGCTCTATCCAGGCGCAGCTGAGTTCTTGGATGCCACCTCCTACAAATACTTATCTGTTTGGGCGGAGAAGATTGCAGCTCGTCCGGCAGTCCAGCGTGGTTTAGCTGCCGAGTATCAGGAAATCAAATAA
- a CDS encoding GNAT family N-acetyltransferase, translating to MPIPNIQQEELIVIDDNLRLRAYDGQFELALDWYQDPDMIYMIDGRRDPYPPERVQRMYEYLARQGEVYFIEVWEQGCWLPIGDVTFWQDDLPIVIGKADYRGKGIGKKVLFALIQRARNLGYQKLVVQEIYDFNQPSRSLFESLGFYPTLAREKGRSYTLDLTLPIAQIQPSQFYLSREKLDRISIDFDQQELEALPVKRMDGKIFFTDGHSRAFKAYQAGFSHIPIYYDRDELNWDFYQYCVQACQDRGIFSIADLQNRILSKEDYQTNWLDWCKREARKFDKS from the coding sequence ATGCCTATTCCTAATATCCAGCAAGAGGAGTTGATTGTTATTGATGACAATCTGCGTTTGCGGGCTTATGATGGTCAGTTTGAGCTAGCCTTGGACTGGTACCAAGATCCAGATATGATTTATATGATTGATGGCAGAAGAGACCCCTATCCGCCAGAGCGAGTTCAAAGGATGTACGAATATCTTGCCAGGCAAGGTGAAGTTTATTTTATTGAAGTATGGGAGCAGGGGTGCTGGCTACCCATTGGGGATGTGACCTTTTGGCAAGATGATTTGCCGATTGTCATTGGAAAAGCGGACTACCGCGGGAAAGGCATTGGTAAGAAAGTTCTTTTTGCTTTGATACAGCGCGCACGCAATCTAGGCTATCAAAAACTAGTAGTTCAAGAAATTTATGATTTCAATCAGCCCTCTCGCAGTTTGTTTGAGTCGCTTGGTTTCTATCCAACTCTTGCTAGGGAGAAAGGCAGGTCCTATACACTTGATTTGACCTTGCCCATAGCGCAGATCCAGCCCAGTCAGTTCTACCTTTCACGGGAAAAGCTGGACAGGATTAGCATTGATTTTGACCAACAAGAACTTGAAGCTTTACCTGTCAAGCGCATGGATGGCAAAATTTTCTTTACTGATGGACATAGCAGAGCTTTTAAGGCTTATCAGGCTGGCTTCTCTCATATTCCCATCTATTATGATAGGGACGAGCTTAACTGGGACTTTTATCAATATTGTGTTCAAGCTTGTCAAGATAGAGGCATATTCTCTATAGCTGATTTACAGAACCGCATCTTGTCCAAGGAAGACTATCAGACCAATTGGCTTGATTGGTGTAAGAGAGAAGCTAGAAAATTTGATAAGAGCTGA
- the rfbA gene encoding glucose-1-phosphate thymidylyltransferase RfbA, whose product MKGIILAGGSGTRLYPLTRAASKQLMPVYDKPMIYYPLSTLMLAGIKDILIISTPTDLPRFEDLLGDGSEFGIKLSYAEQPSPDGLAQAFIIGADFIGDDRVALILGDNIYHGPGLSKMLQNAAAKEKGATVFGYHVKDPERFGVVEFDENMNAISIEEKPEQPRSNYAVTGLYFYDNDVVEIAKNIKPSPRGELEITDVNKAYLDRGDLSVELMGRGFAWLDTGTHESLLEAAQYIETVQRMQNVQVANLEEIAYRMGYITKEQVHELAQPLKKNEYGHYLLRLIGEE is encoded by the coding sequence ATGAAAGGTATTATTCTTGCAGGTGGTTCTGGTACACGTTTGTATCCATTGACCCGCGCTGCGTCAAAACAGCTCATGCCGGTTTATGATAAACCCATGATTTATTATCCACTGTCAACTCTTATGCTGGCTGGTATCAAGGACATCTTGATTATCTCCACTCCGACGGATTTGCCTCGTTTTGAAGATCTGTTGGGTGATGGCTCTGAGTTTGGTATCAAGCTCTCTTATGCAGAGCAGCCAAGTCCAGACGGACTGGCACAAGCCTTTATCATTGGGGCTGATTTCATTGGAGATGACCGCGTGGCGCTGATTCTTGGGGATAATATTTACCATGGACCGGGTCTGAGTAAGATGCTCCAAAATGCTGCTGCTAAGGAAAAAGGAGCAACTGTTTTTGGCTATCATGTTAAGGATCCAGAACGCTTTGGTGTAGTAGAATTTGATGAAAATATGAATGCTATTTCCATCGAAGAAAAACCGGAACAGCCGCGCTCTAACTATGCGGTGACAGGACTCTATTTTTACGATAACGATGTCGTCGAAATTGCCAAGAACATTAAGCCAAGTCCTCGCGGAGAACTGGAAATCACAGATGTCAACAAGGCTTACTTGGATCGTGGTGATTTGTCTGTTGAGCTCATGGGACGTGGTTTTGCTTGGTTGGATACAGGTACCCACGAAAGTCTCTTAGAAGCCGCTCAATATATCGAAACAGTTCAGCGTATGCAGAACGTTCAGGTGGCGAATCTGGAAGAAATTGCCTATCGTATGGGCTATATCACTAAAGAGCAAGTGCACGAATTGGCGCAACCATTGAAAAAGAATGAATATGGCCACTATCTCTTGCGCTTGATTGGAGAAGAATAA
- a CDS encoding DnaD domain-containing protein, which translates to MTYLSAFKSGNLVIPSALLLHFKDIFDSSDDFLVWQFFYLQNTTSLEELAPSQIAEHIGKTLSEVNRSMSHLTEKGLLQYKTIELNGETEVIFDASPALEKLDELLAAKSGHQTVAKAPQNVLKDLVETFQQELGRLLTPFEIEDLTKTVQDDKTNPDLVKAALREAVFNGKANWKYIQAILRNWRKEGITTLAQVEAKREEREAANPQNVTVSDDFLNAMNLWKD; encoded by the coding sequence ATGACTTATTTATCAGCTTTTAAATCGGGCAATCTAGTAATCCCGAGTGCCCTTCTTTTACATTTTAAGGACATCTTTGATTCCAGCGATGATTTTTTGGTCTGGCAGTTTTTCTATCTGCAAAATACGACTTCCTTGGAAGAGCTGGCGCCTAGTCAGATTGCAGAGCATATTGGCAAGACTCTGTCAGAAGTCAATCGCTCTATGTCCCATCTGACAGAGAAAGGTCTCTTGCAGTATAAAACCATTGAGCTGAATGGAGAGACAGAGGTTATCTTTGATGCTTCACCGGCTTTGGAAAAGCTGGATGAACTGCTGGCAGCCAAAAGCGGTCATCAGACTGTGGCAAAGGCGCCTCAGAATGTTTTGAAAGACTTGGTGGAGACTTTCCAGCAGGAGCTGGGCCGCCTCTTGACACCCTTTGAAATTGAGGACTTGACCAAGACTGTTCAAGACGATAAAACCAATCCTGACTTAGTTAAGGCTGCTCTTCGTGAGGCTGTGTTTAATGGCAAGGCCAACTGGAAGTATATTCAGGCTATCTTGCGCAATTGGCGCAAGGAAGGTATTACTACACTTGCTCAGGTAGAAGCCAAGCGGGAAGAACGTGAAGCAGCTAATCCTCAAAATGTGACAGTTTCAGATGATTTCCTCAATGCCATGAATCTGTGGAAGGACTGA
- a CDS encoding dTDP-4-dehydrorhamnose 3,5-epimerase, whose protein sequence is MTEQFFDKELAAREVPGIPGMLEFDIPVRGDNRGWFKENFQKEKMLPLGFPESFFAEGKLQNNVSFSRKNVLRGLHAEPWDKYISVADDGKVLGSWVDLREGETFGNTYQTVIDASKGIFVPRGVANGFQVLSDTVSYSYLVNDYWALELKPKYAFVNYADPALGIQWENLEAAEVSEADKNHPLLKDVKPLRKEDL, encoded by the coding sequence ATGACGGAACAATTTTTTGATAAGGAATTAGCAGCGCGTGAGGTTCCTGGAATCCCTGGAATGCTGGAATTTGATATCCCTGTGCGGGGGGACAACCGAGGCTGGTTCAAGGAGAATTTCCAAAAGGAAAAAATGCTGCCGCTAGGCTTTCCTGAAAGCTTCTTTGCAGAAGGAAAACTGCAAAATAATGTCAGCTTTTCTCGTAAAAATGTCCTGCGGGGTCTTCATGCTGAACCATGGGACAAGTACATCTCTGTTGCAGATGACGGCAAGGTGCTGGGATCTTGGGTCGACCTGCGGGAAGGTGAGACCTTTGGTAATACCTACCAGACAGTAATCGATGCCAGCAAGGGGATTTTTGTGCCACGTGGCGTCGCCAACGGCTTCCAAGTCCTTTCTGATACTGTTTCCTATAGCTATCTGGTCAATGACTATTGGGCTTTGGAACTCAAACCTAAGTATGCCTTTGTCAATTATGCAGACCCAGCTTTAGGCATCCAGTGGGAAAACCTAGAAGCAGCAGAAGTCTCAGAAGCAGACAAGAACCATCCACTACTTAAGGATGTCAAACCTCTAAGAAAAGAAGATTTATAA
- the rfbB gene encoding dTDP-glucose 4,6-dehydratase has translation MTEYKKIIVTGGAGFIGSNFVHYVYNNFPDVHVTVLDKLTYAGNRANIEEILGDRVELVVGDIADVALVDKLASEADAIVHYAAESHNDNSLNDPSPFIHTNFIGTYTLLEAARKYDIRFHHVSTDEVYGDLPLREDLPGHGEGPGEKFTAETKYNPSSPYSSTKAASDLIVKAWVRSFGVKATISNCSNNYGPYQHIEKFIPRQITNILSGIKPKLYGEGKNVRDWIHTNDHSSGVWTILTKGQIGETYLIGADGEKNNKEVLELILKEMGQPADAYDHVTDRAGHDLRYAIDASKLRDELGWKPEFTNFEAGLKETIKWYTDNQDWWKSEKEAVEANYAKTQEVIK, from the coding sequence ATGACTGAATACAAAAAAATTATCGTGACAGGTGGAGCTGGTTTTATCGGTTCTAACTTTGTCCACTATGTTTACAATAACTTTCCAGATGTCCATGTGACAGTGCTGGATAAACTGACTTACGCGGGGAACCGTGCTAATATTGAAGAAATTTTAGGCGACCGCGTTGAGTTGGTTGTTGGAGATATTGCTGATGTAGCCTTGGTAGATAAGCTGGCTTCTGAGGCTGATGCTATCGTTCACTACGCGGCAGAAAGCCACAATGATAACTCGCTCAATGATCCGAGTCCATTCATTCACACCAACTTCATCGGAACTTACACGCTTTTGGAAGCAGCTCGTAAATACGACATTCGTTTCCACCATGTATCTACTGATGAAGTCTATGGTGACCTGCCTCTGCGTGAAGATTTACCAGGTCATGGAGAAGGACCAGGCGAGAAATTTACGGCCGAAACCAAGTACAATCCAAGCTCGCCTTACTCATCAACCAAGGCGGCTTCAGACTTGATCGTTAAAGCTTGGGTGCGCTCATTTGGTGTCAAAGCGACTATTTCTAACTGTTCAAACAACTATGGTCCTTACCAGCACATCGAGAAGTTTATTCCGCGCCAGATTACCAATATTCTGAGCGGTATCAAGCCAAAACTCTATGGTGAAGGCAAGAATGTCCGCGACTGGATTCATACCAATGACCATTCATCAGGTGTTTGGACGATTCTGACCAAGGGACAAATCGGCGAAACTTACTTGATTGGTGCTGACGGTGAAAAAAATAACAAGGAAGTGTTGGAGCTGATTCTCAAGGAAATGGGACAGCCAGCTGATGCTTATGATCATGTGACAGACCGTGCGGGTCATGACCTCCGCTATGCAATTGATGCTAGCAAGCTCCGCGACGAGCTAGGATGGAAGCCAGAGTTTACCAACTTTGAAGCGGGTCTCAAAGAGACAATCAAGTGGTACACGGACAATCAAGACTGGTGGAAATCTGAAAAGGAAGCAGTCGAAGCCAACTACGCTAAGACTCAAGAAGTAATTAAGTAA
- a CDS encoding 8-oxo-dGTP diphosphatase produces the protein MTETILNWVNVCVKKDDEILLLNRQHDNFKGWIQPGGKVEFPESFFEAARRELKEETGLTALNLELKGISGFTNPSKKERYVYYDFLCTAFEGQVRGNDHEGEPKWWKISELDQIDMQDDIRERLPLYWRKGSFERIHYWNEEKHCIGETKTILYD, from the coding sequence ATGACAGAAACTATTTTGAATTGGGTCAATGTTTGTGTTAAAAAAGATGATGAAATTTTACTGCTTAATCGCCAGCATGATAATTTTAAAGGATGGATACAACCAGGTGGGAAGGTGGAGTTTCCAGAATCTTTTTTTGAAGCTGCAAGGCGCGAGTTAAAAGAAGAAACGGGGCTGACTGCTCTAAACTTGGAATTGAAGGGGATTTCAGGTTTCACTAATCCGAGTAAAAAAGAACGCTATGTGTATTACGATTTTCTTTGTACTGCCTTTGAAGGACAAGTTAGGGGAAACGATCATGAAGGGGAGCCAAAATGGTGGAAGATTTCTGAACTTGACCAGATAGATATGCAGGATGACATACGTGAACGTTTGCCTCTCTACTGGCGGAAAGGCTCTTTCGAGCGGATTCATTACTGGAATGAGGAAAAACACTGTATAGGGGAAACCAAGACGATTTTGTATGATTGA
- a CDS encoding FAD-binding oxidoreductase has protein sequence MKKVAVIGAGIVGSTVAYYLSKSPDVKVTVFDDGKGQATKAAAGIISPWFSKRRNKAWYRMARLGADFYQNLIAELKDAGIQTDFYQQTGVYLLKKDESKLQELYDLAANRREESPLIGDLNLLSCQEAQEKFPDLQGFERLLYASGGARVEGALLTEMLLKASKAELVEKKASLTVDGEQLLVDGRSFDCVILAVGAWLGEILQPLGYKTDVRPQKGQLRDFKLADQTDDYPVVMPEGELDIIPFLAGKVSVGASHENDQGFDLTVDKMVLNQLQQEAETYLPRLATAEILGERVGTRAYTSDFAPFFGAVPDLPHVYAASGLGSSGLTTGPLIGRQLAQMALGEAGLLNPADYPIERYVEKV, from the coding sequence ATGAAAAAAGTAGCAGTGATTGGAGCTGGGATTGTCGGCTCAACAGTGGCTTACTATCTATCCAAATCCCCAGATGTGAAAGTGACTGTCTTTGATGATGGTAAGGGGCAGGCAACCAAGGCAGCAGCTGGCATTATCAGTCCTTGGTTTTCCAAGCGTCGCAACAAGGCTTGGTATAGGATGGCGCGTCTGGGCGCTGATTTTTATCAGAACTTGATTGCGGAACTGAAAGATGCTGGAATCCAGACAGACTTTTACCAACAGACAGGTGTTTATCTGCTGAAAAAGGATGAGAGCAAGCTGCAGGAGCTTTATGATTTGGCTGCTAATCGTCGTGAAGAGTCGCCCTTAATAGGGGACTTGAATCTTCTCAGCTGTCAGGAAGCCCAGGAGAAATTTCCAGACTTGCAAGGCTTTGAGCGGCTTCTTTATGCTTCCGGTGGTGCCCGTGTGGAGGGAGCACTTTTGACGGAGATGCTTCTGAAAGCAAGCAAGGCAGAGTTGGTTGAGAAAAAGGCAAGCTTGACAGTAGATGGAGAGCAACTTCTTGTGGACGGACGCAGCTTTGACTGTGTCATCTTAGCTGTGGGTGCTTGGCTAGGAGAAATCTTGCAGCCACTGGGCTATAAGACAGATGTTCGGCCGCAAAAGGGACAGCTACGTGATTTTAAACTGGCTGACCAGACGGATGACTACCCAGTTGTGATGCCTGAGGGCGAGCTGGATATCATTCCCTTTCTGGCGGGCAAAGTTAGTGTCGGGGCCAGTCATGAAAATGATCAGGGCTTTGATTTGACGGTAGATAAGATGGTACTGAATCAGTTGCAGCAAGAAGCAGAAACTTACTTGCCGAGGTTGGCTACTGCAGAGATTTTAGGTGAGCGCGTGGGAACACGGGCTTATACCAGCGACTTTGCACCTTTCTTTGGAGCTGTTCCAGACTTGCCGCATGTCTACGCTGCCAGCGGATTAGGCTCTTCTGGTCTGACAACTGGCCCGCTCATCGGACGCCAATTGGCCCAGATGGCTCTAGGAGAAGCGGGGCTGCTGAATCCAGCTGACTATCCTATTGAGCGGTACGTGGAGAAAGTTTGA
- a CDS encoding ZIP family metal transporter yields MDWLRSQPVVMQAFLAGLFTWGCTIVGSAVVFFFKQVSRKLLDIMMGFAAGVMIAASFWSLLAPSIEYAQSSYGKLSWLPAAIGFLVGGFFLRLIDAVVPHLHLSKDISEAESVPEHSKKKLSKTALLFLAITIHNFPEGLAVGVAFGALAANPSPEAFVGAIGLALGIGLQNVPEGAALSIPIRTDGKSRLKAFYWGSMSAIVEPIGAVLGAVAVMAMTAILPYALSFAAGAMIFVVVEELIPDSQTNGNTDVATLGLMVGFVLMMVLDVALG; encoded by the coding sequence ATGGACTGGTTACGATCGCAGCCTGTGGTTATGCAGGCATTCTTGGCTGGGCTTTTTACATGGGGATGTACCATTGTAGGCTCGGCTGTTGTATTTTTCTTTAAACAGGTCAGTCGTAAGCTGCTGGATATTATGATGGGATTTGCGGCAGGCGTCATGATTGCGGCTTCCTTTTGGTCGCTTCTGGCACCATCGATAGAATATGCGCAAAGTTCTTATGGCAAGCTTTCCTGGCTGCCAGCGGCAATTGGGTTTTTAGTGGGCGGTTTTTTCCTGCGGCTAATTGATGCTGTGGTGCCTCACTTGCACTTGAGCAAGGATATTTCGGAGGCTGAGAGTGTTCCTGAGCATAGCAAAAAGAAGCTGTCCAAGACAGCCCTGCTCTTCTTAGCCATTACCATTCACAATTTTCCAGAAGGTTTGGCAGTCGGAGTAGCCTTTGGTGCCTTGGCCGCCAACCCTAGTCCGGAAGCCTTTGTCGGTGCGATTGGCCTAGCATTGGGAATTGGCCTGCAAAATGTCCCGGAGGGGGCTGCTCTGTCCATTCCAATTCGGACGGATGGTAAGTCTCGGCTTAAAGCCTTTTACTGGGGCTCCATGTCTGCTATTGTGGAGCCAATTGGTGCTGTTCTTGGTGCTGTAGCTGTCATGGCCATGACGGCTATTCTGCCCTATGCCCTATCTTTTGCGGCGGGTGCTATGATTTTCGTAGTGGTAGAGGAATTAATACCGGATTCGCAGACCAATGGCAATACCGATGTGGCGACTTTAGGTCTCATGGTGGGCTTTGTTCTCATGATGGTATTGGATGTGGCTTTGGGGTGA
- a CDS encoding Nif3-like dinuclear metal center hexameric protein — MLASEIIARYEAYCPQELSMEGDISGLQIGTLDKEVDKVLVALDIREQTVAEAIEAGAGLIIVKHAPIFRPLKDLVADKAQNQMILDLIKHDIAVYVSHTNIDVVEDGLNDWFCQLLDIEETSFLSQTGPENGIGRVGKIAPQTFGDFAAKVKATFGLDCLRLVTYEKADLERVIERVAICGGSGQSFYPEAIAKGAQVYITGDIYYHTAQEMLTEGLLALDPGHHIEVLFTEKLKEKLDAWKAEEGWDIEILASQASTNPFRHI; from the coding sequence ATGCTAGCAAGTGAAATCATCGCCCGTTATGAAGCCTACTGCCCGCAAGAACTATCCATGGAGGGTGACATTTCAGGCCTGCAAATCGGGACTTTGGATAAAGAAGTGGACAAGGTTCTAGTGGCTCTGGATATTCGCGAGCAGACGGTGGCGGAGGCTATTGAGGCAGGTGCTGGACTGATTATCGTTAAACATGCGCCTATTTTTCGCCCCCTTAAGGACCTAGTGGCGGATAAGGCTCAAAATCAGATGATTTTAGACCTTATCAAGCATGATATTGCTGTCTATGTCAGTCATACCAATATTGATGTCGTGGAGGACGGACTCAATGATTGGTTCTGTCAGTTATTGGATATTGAGGAGACAAGTTTTCTCAGTCAGACGGGGCCAGAAAACGGTATTGGCCGCGTAGGGAAGATTGCTCCTCAGACCTTTGGGGACTTTGCGGCTAAGGTCAAGGCAACTTTTGGACTAGATTGTTTGCGTCTGGTTACTTATGAAAAAGCAGATCTCGAACGTGTGATTGAGCGTGTAGCTATTTGTGGTGGCAGCGGTCAGTCCTTTTATCCGGAGGCCATTGCCAAGGGAGCGCAGGTCTACATTACAGGTGATATTTACTATCATACAGCTCAGGAGATGCTGACAGAAGGACTTTTGGCGCTGGATCCTGGACATCATATCGAGGTTCTATTTACGGAAAAATTAAAAGAAAAGCTTGATGCTTGGAAGGCAGAAGAGGGATGGGATATTGAGATTCTGGCTAGTCAGGCTTCGACCAATCCTTTCCGGCATATTTGA
- a CDS encoding adenine phosphoribosyltransferase — protein sequence MNLKDYIATIENYPKEGVTFRDISPLMADGNAYSYAVREIVQYATDKKIDMIVGPEARGFIVGCPVAFELGIGFAPVRKPGKLPREVISADYEKEYGMDTLTMHADAIKPGQRVLIVDDLLATGGTVKATIEMIERLGGVVAGCAFLIELDELKGREVIGDYDYKVLMHY from the coding sequence ATGAATTTAAAAGACTACATTGCAACAATCGAAAATTATCCAAAGGAAGGCGTGACATTCCGTGATATCAGCCCATTGATGGCAGATGGAAATGCTTATAGCTACGCTGTTCGTGAGATTGTTCAATATGCAACAGACAAGAAGATTGACATGATCGTTGGACCGGAAGCTCGTGGCTTTATCGTGGGTTGTCCGGTTGCATTTGAGTTGGGAATTGGCTTTGCTCCAGTCCGCAAGCCTGGTAAGCTTCCTCGTGAAGTTATCTCAGCTGACTATGAAAAAGAGTATGGTATGGATACCCTGACCATGCATGCAGATGCTATCAAGCCAGGTCAGCGCGTTCTGATTGTAGATGATCTCCTTGCGACTGGTGGAACAGTGAAGGCGACGATTGAGATGATTGAGCGCCTTGGTGGTGTAGTAGCCGGCTGTGCCTTCCTTATTGAGCTGGATGAGCTCAAGGGTCGCGAAGTTATCGGCGATTACGACTATAAGGTTCTGATGCACTATTAA